The Flavobacteriales bacterium genome includes a region encoding these proteins:
- the truB gene encoding tRNA pseudouridine(55) synthase TruB: MIHFNEGYTISIDKPLGWTSFQVVKKIKYLTKVKKVGHAGTLDPLATGLLIICTGKNTKKINDFQAQPKEYTGSFTIGHTTPSFDLETEPENEKPIDSINIETLQTVAENFVGDIMQIPPIFSAVKIKGERAYEKARRGEDVVIEAKPIKIMQFEIEAFEPPIVKFKIACSKGTYIRSIARDFGEALGCGAYLSELRRTKIGDFSVEEAYSVQRFEEFINTLKQG; encoded by the coding sequence ATGATTCATTTTAACGAGGGGTACACCATCAGCATTGATAAGCCTTTAGGCTGGACATCTTTTCAGGTGGTGAAAAAAATAAAATACTTAACAAAAGTCAAAAAGGTGGGCCATGCCGGCACTCTCGACCCATTGGCCACCGGGTTGTTGATAATTTGTACAGGTAAGAACACCAAAAAAATAAACGATTTTCAGGCACAACCGAAGGAATACACCGGAAGTTTTACCATTGGGCACACCACTCCATCATTTGATTTGGAAACAGAACCCGAAAATGAGAAACCCATAGACTCAATAAATATCGAAACATTGCAAACCGTTGCTGAAAATTTTGTTGGCGATATTATGCAAATACCTCCCATTTTTTCGGCAGTAAAAATAAAAGGCGAACGAGCCTATGAAAAGGCCAGACGCGGAGAGGATGTTGTTATTGAAGCCAAACCCATAAAAATAATGCAATTTGAAATCGAAGCTTTTGAACCACCGATTGTAAAATTTAAGATTGCTTGCAGCAAAGGCACATATATACGCAGCATTGCCCGCGATTTTGGTGAAGCTCTGGGGTGTGGAGCCTATCTTAGCGAGTTGAGACGTACAAAAATTGGGGATTTTTCTGTTGAAGAAGCCTATTCCGTTCAACGATTTGAGGAATTTATAAACACATTAAAGCAAGGGTAA
- a CDS encoding hydroxymethylglutaryl-CoA reductase, degradative: MSIKPVSGFSKLSKQRKVDWVITNYFEMPEKALELLKSYWHGNEKIQQLHDEFIENTLTNFYMPFGVAPNFLINNKMYCLPMAIEESSVVAAMSKAGNFWLERGGFKAEVLSTTKVGHVHFVWRGKDFNHLNSFFERIKPLFFEKTQEITKNMRARGGGILNIELVNKSGLEPNYYQLKGSFETRDSMGANFINTILEKWADILESEIAADTTFLEGENNVEVIMRILSNYTPDCLVRASVSCPVSELHVGEGINPEHFAENFVRAVHVAEIEPYRAVTHNKGIMNGIDAVVIATGNDFRAIEACVHAYASKTGQYRSLSHVEVKDEQFTFYIEIPLSLGTVGGITSLHPMVKFSSELLGNPNAEELMKIVAVAGLAQNFSALRSLTTTGIQKGHMKMHLLNILNQFEATEHEKQQIIKHFTNKVPSYQSALEALCNLRGISESEFKKTN, translated from the coding sequence ATGAGTATAAAACCAGTATCAGGATTTAGTAAACTTAGCAAACAAAGAAAGGTAGATTGGGTAATTACCAATTATTTTGAAATGCCGGAAAAGGCTTTGGAATTGCTTAAAAGCTATTGGCACGGCAACGAAAAAATACAGCAACTGCATGATGAGTTTATTGAAAATACACTCACCAACTTTTATATGCCATTTGGTGTGGCACCCAATTTTTTGATAAACAATAAAATGTACTGTCTGCCCATGGCCATTGAGGAAAGTTCTGTGGTGGCAGCCATGTCCAAGGCCGGAAACTTTTGGTTAGAAAGAGGTGGTTTTAAGGCGGAGGTGTTGAGTACCACCAAAGTTGGGCATGTTCATTTTGTTTGGAGAGGCAAAGATTTTAACCATCTAAATAGTTTCTTTGAACGGATAAAACCTCTTTTTTTTGAGAAAACCCAAGAAATTACTAAAAATATGCGGGCCAGAGGTGGTGGCATTTTGAATATCGAATTGGTAAACAAATCGGGGCTTGAGCCGAATTATTATCAACTAAAAGGCAGTTTTGAAACCCGAGATTCTATGGGAGCAAATTTTATCAATACCATTTTGGAAAAATGGGCTGATATATTGGAATCGGAAATTGCTGCCGACACCACTTTTTTGGAAGGAGAAAACAATGTGGAGGTAATTATGAGAATATTAAGCAATTACACACCCGATTGCTTGGTGCGAGCCTCCGTTTCGTGCCCTGTTTCCGAATTGCATGTGGGGGAGGGGATAAACCCAGAGCATTTTGCAGAAAACTTTGTGCGGGCGGTGCATGTGGCCGAAATTGAGCCATATAGGGCAGTAACACACAACAAAGGCATAATGAATGGCATTGATGCCGTGGTTATTGCCACCGGAAATGATTTTAGAGCTATTGAGGCTTGTGTGCATGCGTATGCTTCTAAAACCGGTCAGTATAGAAGTCTATCACATGTTGAGGTAAAAGATGAACAATTTACATTCTACATCGAAATTCCGCTGTCTTTAGGTACGGTTGGTGGCATAACATCATTGCACCCAATGGTAAAGTTTTCAAGTGAATTATTGGGCAATCCGAATGCAGAAGAACTGATGAAAATTGTGGCTGTGGCTGGATTGGCACAAAATTTTTCAGCCTTGCGGTCGCTTACCACAACGGGAATTCAAAAAGGACACATGAAAATGCATTTGCTCAATATTCTGAATCAATTTGAGGCCACCGAGCACGAAAAGCAGCAAATTATAAAACATTTTACCAATAAAGTACCGAGCTATCAGTCGGCGTTAGAAGCTTTGTGCAATCTCCGAGGTATTTCTGAGTCTGAGTTTAAAAAAACAAACTAA
- the ftcD gene encoding glutamate formimidoyltransferase, whose amino-acid sequence MKQLIECVPNFSEGRDISIINQIAEAIKAVDGVKLLDVDPGKATNRTVITFVGEPEPVIEAAYQAILIAGKLIDMSKHHGEHARMGATDVCPLIPVSNISLEETAKYAIKLAERVGSSTNIPVYLYGAAQKQAYRNDLSVIRAGEYEGFFAKITQPEWKPDFGKAEMNVFSGATVIGARDFLIAYNINLNTKSTRIANRIAFDVREAGRVKRIGNPFTGEIERDENGEAVRIPGVCKSVKAVGWYIEEYGIAQISANLTNYKETPLHVFFDEVEKSCIERGVRITGSELVGLVPLNALLEAGKFFLQKQGRSVGVSEKEIIEIAIKSLGLDELAPFDPNKKIIEYALKNASDTRLVDMTCRELADETASESMAPGGGSISALMGSMGASLASMVANLSANKRGWENRIDEFSDWAEKAQQIKDKLLYFVDEDTRSFNGIIDAVRMPKDSESEIIDRNEALLKASIYAAEVPLQVMKTAFEAYSCIDAMIKNGNKNSITDAGVGALCINAAIHGAGMNVLVNSKGLSDPAKANALSTSANELMAASKTEVERLTSIVYAAIS is encoded by the coding sequence ATGAAACAGTTAATTGAATGCGTGCCTAATTTTAGTGAAGGTAGAGATATAAGCATCATTAATCAAATAGCGGAGGCCATTAAAGCAGTTGACGGAGTAAAATTGCTTGATGTTGACCCGGGTAAAGCAACAAATCGAACAGTTATAACCTTTGTGGGTGAACCAGAACCTGTAATAGAAGCTGCCTACCAAGCCATTTTGATTGCTGGCAAACTTATAGATATGAGCAAACACCACGGTGAACACGCCCGCATGGGAGCAACCGATGTTTGTCCTTTGATACCCGTTTCAAATATAAGTTTGGAAGAAACAGCCAAATATGCTATAAAACTGGCCGAGCGTGTTGGTAGCTCCACAAACATACCGGTTTATTTGTATGGTGCCGCCCAAAAACAAGCCTATCGAAATGATTTATCCGTAATTCGGGCAGGAGAATACGAAGGCTTTTTTGCCAAAATAACTCAACCTGAATGGAAGCCTGATTTTGGAAAGGCCGAGATGAATGTTTTCTCCGGAGCTACGGTGATTGGTGCAAGGGATTTTCTGATAGCGTATAATATCAATCTGAACACAAAATCAACCAGAATAGCCAACCGAATTGCCTTTGATGTGCGTGAGGCAGGACGAGTAAAGCGAATCGGAAATCCGTTTACAGGCGAAATTGAACGGGACGAAAATGGCGAAGCTGTTCGTATTCCTGGTGTTTGTAAATCGGTAAAAGCCGTTGGGTGGTATATTGAAGAGTATGGCATCGCCCAGATTTCGGCCAATTTAACGAACTATAAAGAAACCCCCTTACATGTTTTTTTTGACGAAGTAGAGAAAAGTTGTATTGAGCGTGGTGTGCGTATTACCGGAAGCGAATTGGTGGGCTTAGTACCCCTAAACGCTCTGCTGGAGGCCGGAAAATTCTTTTTGCAAAAACAAGGTAGATCTGTCGGTGTAAGTGAGAAAGAAATAATTGAAATAGCCATTAAATCGCTTGGTCTTGATGAATTAGCACCGTTTGACCCAAATAAAAAAATTATAGAATATGCCTTAAAAAATGCCTCTGATACGCGATTGGTGGATATGACCTGTCGTGAATTAGCTGATGAAACGGCATCTGAAAGCATGGCTCCGGGTGGTGGCAGCATTTCTGCGTTGATGGGTAGTATGGGAGCTTCGTTGGCCTCAATGGTTGCCAACCTAAGTGCCAATAAAAGGGGTTGGGAAAATCGAATTGATGAGTTTTCGGACTGGGCTGAAAAAGCTCAACAAATCAAAGATAAACTGCTCTATTTTGTTGATGAAGACACACGTTCGTTCAATGGAATTATTGACGCTGTTCGTATGCCTAAAGATTCAGAATCTGAAATAATTGATAGAAATGAAGCCCTTTTAAAAGCCTCTATATATGCTGCAGAAGTGCCTTTGCAAGTTATGAAAACTGCTTTTGAGGCATATAGCTGCATTGATGCAATGATAAAAAATGGGAATAAAAACTCCATTACCGATGCCGGAGTGGGTGCATTGTGCATTAATGCCGCCATTCATGGGGCAGGCATGAATGTTTTGGTAAATTCAAAAGGTTTAAGCGACCCTGCCAAAGCAAATGCCTTAAGTACATCTGCAAATGAATTAATGGCAGCGTCAAAAACAGAAGTTGAGCGGCTTACCTCTATTGTTTACGCAGCCATTAGTTAG
- a CDS encoding gliding motility lipoprotein GldD: MKRTQKYILPIIGVVVLFGSCQKYTPKPHGFPKIEFPKKEYSKFDEGCSYTFDIPSYAIAERDTHESALPCWFNIRIPQFGATVYLSYRHLQSLEDLDTLREEAFKLANRNNIKADAIEDQVFADSAHQTFGMTYDLLGPSATPFNFYLTDVKKHYLRGSFYFDYKTNQDSVAPIYSFLKEDLQVLLKTLEWK; the protein is encoded by the coding sequence ATGAAAAGAACTCAAAAGTACATTCTGCCAATCATTGGGGTTGTTGTTTTATTTGGTTCATGCCAAAAGTACACTCCAAAACCACATGGATTCCCCAAAATTGAATTTCCAAAAAAGGAATATTCAAAATTTGATGAAGGTTGTTCTTACACGTTTGATATTCCGAGTTATGCCATTGCAGAGCGAGATACACATGAATCGGCCTTGCCTTGCTGGTTTAATATTCGGATTCCGCAATTTGGAGCTACAGTTTATCTGAGCTACAGACATTTGCAGAGTTTAGAAGATTTAGACACCCTTAGAGAAGAAGCGTTTAAGTTGGCTAATAGAAACAATATAAAAGCCGATGCCATTGAAGATCAAGTTTTTGCAGACTCGGCACATCAAACCTTTGGTATGACCTACGACTTGCTTGGACCGTCCGCTACACCGTTCAATTTTTATCTAACCGACGTAAAGAAGCATTATTTAAGAGGTTCTTTTTACTTTGATTATAAAACAAATCAAGATTCCGTTGCACCCATTTATTCATTTCTTAAAGAAGATTTGCAGGTGCTTCTAAAAACCCTCGAGTGGAAATAA
- a CDS encoding bifunctional riboflavin kinase/FAD synthetase, with the protein MKIIRDLEHFVEHKPVVLTQGTFDGVHLGHQKIITHVVKKAREIDGVSVLLTFYPHPRLVLFPDDNQLKMLSTIDEKAQLLESFGLDYLVILPFTKEISRISAYQFIKDILVEKLHISTIIVGYDHRFGKNREGSIVEIKKFSHQFNYQIDQIAEQDINDCIVSSTKIRNALLDGNIPHANELLGRTFGIRGIVIEGNKLGKTLGFPTANVEISDTYKLIPMNGVYAVRVNVLAKTYNGMANIGTRPTLNLKTRSIEVHIFNFNDNIYGQELEILFVKRWRNEIKFETVKLLQHQLKADAAEITTFFEHFESK; encoded by the coding sequence TTGAAAATAATTCGAGATTTAGAGCATTTTGTTGAGCATAAACCTGTGGTTTTAACTCAAGGCACTTTCGATGGGGTACATCTCGGCCATCAAAAAATTATTACTCATGTTGTGAAAAAAGCTCGAGAAATAGATGGCGTTTCGGTGTTGCTAACATTCTATCCTCATCCACGTCTTGTTTTATTTCCGGATGATAATCAACTAAAAATGTTGTCAACCATTGACGAAAAGGCACAATTGCTCGAATCGTTTGGACTTGATTATCTTGTGATTTTACCCTTTACCAAAGAGATAAGTAGAATTTCGGCCTATCAATTTATAAAAGACATTTTGGTGGAAAAGCTCCATATTTCTACCATAATTGTGGGATACGACCACCGATTTGGCAAAAACAGAGAAGGCTCGATTGTGGAAATAAAGAAGTTTTCACATCAATTTAATTATCAGATAGATCAGATTGCCGAACAAGATATTAACGATTGCATTGTGAGCTCTACCAAAATTAGAAATGCACTTTTGGATGGCAATATTCCGCATGCAAATGAGTTGCTTGGAAGAACTTTTGGCATTAGAGGCATAGTAATTGAAGGAAATAAACTGGGCAAAACCTTAGGTTTTCCGACGGCCAATGTTGAAATTTCTGACACCTATAAACTTATTCCGATGAACGGCGTTTATGCCGTTAGGGTGAATGTTTTGGCCAAAACCTACAATGGTATGGCCAATATTGGCACCCGACCGACTTTGAACTTAAAGACTCGTTCCATTGAGGTTCATATTTTTAACTTTAATGACAACATTTATGGACAAGAATTAGAAATTTTGTTCGTTAAACGTTGGAGAAATGAGATTAAATTTGAAACCGTTAAATTATTACAACATCAACTGAAAGCTGATGCTGCGGAAATAACAACTTTTTTTGAGCACTTTGAAAGTAAATAA
- the gldM gene encoding gliding motility protein GldM has product MAGGKLSPRQKMINMMYLVLTALLALNVSKEILKSFHLMEVSFNKAKENLASKIDLQMKAFAKQAENDPTLVPYYNRALEAKTITDDFVAKIDGIKKELEDKTGGREELADKDKKSYEAELVKMDDMENHANYFMVEDKGKRGKDLEKLVNDTRAKLIAVLDSDTAKGVSIEASKKQSVEHSCQLMAALDPNEKGDHYPSWSAKYLEHSPLASVMTLLTKMQTDARSTQSAVLDVLNQGDVPELKIESMEAVVKPLNGSVIMKNGTYQAEIFLAAKTKGSENDEYIITQGGSGGLTKEGGKMIYKANGGSSGEFKFAGKVNVKTAKGTKEYPFESTYQVFEGGATISADLMNVLYIGIDNQISVGVPGVNPNDVSVTMSGGSISRSGGKYVARVSSRGEAVISASAKMSDGTTRSVGSQKYRIKKLPTPIAQWGAIASGTPSPKPALLAQNSIFASMGEGFVVDGITYSVTSYQFVLAPRRGEAFLTKGNGGAINGAMKGAIQKANRGDRIIVDQIRATGPGGSVTLQPIMIEII; this is encoded by the coding sequence ATGGCAGGTGGTAAATTAAGCCCTCGTCAGAAGATGATTAACATGATGTATCTCGTGTTAACAGCCCTTTTGGCACTAAACGTATCAAAAGAAATCTTAAAATCATTCCATTTAATGGAGGTTTCTTTCAACAAAGCAAAAGAAAACTTGGCATCTAAAATAGATTTGCAGATGAAAGCTTTTGCTAAACAAGCAGAAAACGACCCTACTCTTGTTCCATATTATAACAGAGCCTTAGAAGCGAAGACGATTACCGATGATTTTGTTGCCAAAATTGATGGTATAAAAAAGGAGTTGGAAGATAAAACAGGAGGTAGAGAGGAGTTGGCCGACAAAGACAAAAAATCGTATGAGGCTGAATTGGTAAAAATGGACGATATGGAAAACCATGCAAATTATTTCATGGTTGAAGATAAGGGTAAGCGAGGAAAGGATTTGGAGAAATTGGTTAATGATACTAGAGCAAAGTTGATTGCCGTTCTTGATTCGGATACTGCAAAAGGTGTTTCCATCGAAGCTTCAAAAAAGCAATCTGTTGAGCATAGTTGTCAATTGATGGCCGCATTGGATCCAAATGAAAAAGGAGACCATTATCCATCTTGGTCGGCGAAATATTTAGAGCATAGTCCATTGGCAAGCGTTATGACGTTGCTAACTAAAATGCAGACAGATGCTCGCTCAACTCAAAGTGCTGTTTTGGATGTTTTGAATCAAGGTGATGTGCCTGAGCTCAAAATTGAGTCAATGGAGGCTGTTGTAAAGCCACTTAATGGTTCTGTTATTATGAAAAACGGGACATATCAAGCGGAAATATTTTTAGCTGCTAAGACAAAAGGAAGTGAAAATGATGAATACATTATTACACAAGGCGGTAGCGGTGGATTAACGAAAGAAGGTGGCAAAATGATTTATAAGGCCAATGGTGGTTCATCAGGAGAATTTAAATTTGCCGGAAAAGTAAATGTTAAAACTGCAAAAGGAACTAAAGAATATCCTTTCGAAAGTACGTATCAAGTTTTTGAGGGTGGTGCAACTATTTCCGCTGATTTGATGAACGTGCTATACATCGGGATTGATAATCAGATATCTGTTGGGGTGCCAGGCGTTAATCCGAATGATGTTTCTGTAACAATGTCTGGTGGAAGTATCTCTCGCTCTGGGGGTAAATACGTTGCACGTGTTTCCAGTCGAGGTGAGGCAGTTATTTCAGCAAGTGCCAAAATGAGTGATGGTACAACAAGATCTGTTGGTTCTCAAAAATATCGTATCAAGAAATTACCGACTCCGATTGCTCAATGGGGTGCGATTGCAAGCGGTACACCATCACCAAAGCCTGCTCTTTTGGCACAAAATTCAATATTTGCCTCGATGGGTGAAGGTTTTGTGGTTGACGGAATAACATACTCCGTTACAAGCTATCAGTTTGTTCTTGCCCCGAGACGTGGTGAGGCATTTCTGACTAAAGGAAATGGTGGTGCAATAAATGGTGCGATGAAAGGTGCAATTCAAAAAGCCAATAGAGGGGATAGGATTATTGTTGATCAAATTCGTGCCACAGGTCCTGGAGGAAGTGTTACTCTGCAACCAATAATGATTGAAATAATTTAA
- the gldN gene encoding gliding motility protein GldN, protein MVSLFATEGFSQSAEEDFSYDKKAVNERKVIPHRYTREANVKYYQRIHRIIDVREKQNLPMHWPRNPFYNIIYCAATSVDCPMGHVTAYTSDSLENGGVYSEDDLKDRGGYEFVTKIPDPDYPGDFKDTVMVVQFEAKDIRKYRVMEDWIFDYNYSDFRARIIAIAPLFDQKASGVSIGEASLFWVKMDELRPVLVNQEIFNPHNSAARLSFDDWFEMRMFSSYVIKEENVWDYDIKYYPENEDNPFSSLIKAEEIKNNLFIFEHDLWEY, encoded by the coding sequence ATGGTTTCTTTATTCGCAACTGAGGGTTTCTCCCAAAGTGCAGAAGAAGATTTTTCATACGACAAAAAGGCGGTTAATGAGCGAAAGGTAATTCCACACAGATACACCCGAGAGGCTAACGTGAAGTATTATCAAAGAATTCATAGAATTATTGATGTTCGCGAAAAGCAGAACTTACCTATGCATTGGCCTCGAAACCCGTTTTATAACATTATCTACTGTGCAGCTACCAGTGTTGATTGCCCTATGGGACATGTAACCGCTTACACTAGTGATTCATTAGAAAACGGTGGTGTCTATTCAGAAGACGATTTAAAAGATAGAGGTGGGTATGAATTTGTGACGAAAATTCCTGACCCTGACTATCCTGGTGACTTTAAAGATACGGTTATGGTGGTTCAATTTGAGGCAAAGGATATTCGTAAATATAGAGTAATGGAAGATTGGATTTTTGATTATAACTATTCAGATTTCAGAGCTCGTATTATTGCAATTGCTCCCTTGTTTGATCAAAAGGCTAGTGGGGTAAGTATTGGCGAAGCTTCTCTATTTTGGGTAAAAATGGATGAGCTGAGACCTGTATTAGTGAATCAAGAAATCTTTAATCCTCATAATAGTGCTGCAAGGTTATCATTTGACGATTGGTTTGAAATGAGAATGTTTAGTAGTTATGTTATTAAAGAGGAGAATGTTTGGGATTATGATATTAAATATTATCCCGAAAATGAAGACAATCCATTCAGTTCTTTGATTAAAGCTGAAGAGATTAAAAATAACCTCTTTATTTTTGAGCACGACCTTTGGGAATATTAA
- the gldL gene encoding gliding motility protein GldL, whose amino-acid sequence MGMAYGIGAAVVIAGALFKIMHWKGANEMLIAGMSTEVLIFLISAFEPIHEELDWTLVYPELAGLEGDGNRNKKSNNNGLSVSQELDKMLAEAKVGPELIEGLGSGLRSLSENVGNMADLSGATVATKEYAENISKASNNLGAMSGSYSRAIAALDSLADTTEAFKASASAITNVNSNLAAFDKNIQSLNGIYGGMLNAMRPNN is encoded by the coding sequence ATGGGGATGGCCTATGGTATTGGGGCTGCTGTTGTAATTGCGGGTGCATTGTTTAAAATCATGCACTGGAAAGGAGCAAACGAAATGCTTATAGCTGGTATGTCCACCGAGGTGTTAATTTTCTTAATATCTGCATTCGAACCTATTCACGAAGAGTTGGATTGGACCTTGGTTTATCCTGAATTGGCCGGATTGGAAGGTGATGGCAATAGAAATAAAAAGAGCAATAATAATGGCCTAAGCGTTTCTCAAGAACTTGATAAAATGTTGGCTGAGGCCAAAGTAGGTCCAGAATTGATAGAAGGATTAGGTAGCGGCCTGCGTTCATTGAGCGAAAATGTTGGAAATATGGCTGATTTGAGTGGAGCAACGGTTGCCACCAAAGAATACGCTGAAAACATTTCAAAAGCAAGCAATAACTTGGGAGCTATGAGCGGTTCCTACTCAAGAGCTATTGCAGCACTTGATAGTTTGGCCGACACTACCGAAGCCTTTAAAGCTTCTGCTTCCGCTATTACCAACGTAAATTCTAACTTAGCTGCATTCGACAAAAATATTCAAAGCTTGAATGGCATCTATGGTGGTATGTTGAACGCAATGCGACCAAATAACTAA
- a CDS encoding type 2 isopentenyl-diphosphate Delta-isomerase: MSMKDTTSQRKSDHIELALASQISRTDSRFYYEPMLAAHPTVKYNEFEFLSKKMNFPLWIGSMTGGTERAGKINMNLAKAAGKHGLGMGLGSCRIILENDTFLPDFQLRKYIGDNFPFYANLGIAQVEQLIETNRLHLIKELIDKTETDGLIIHINPLQEWFQAEGDLFKNSPIDTLNRFFDKMNCAVIVKEVGQGMGPKSLEALFKLPIKAIEFAAAGGTNFSKVEINRTKEKSNEFEELVYVGHNAAEMVTLCNQLTSNNNQFLSKEIIVSGGIANFLDGYYLNMKIKNTAVFAMASALLSYAEESFEKLDEFIEAQIKGYRLAEQFLTIRE; the protein is encoded by the coding sequence ATGTCTATGAAAGATACTACATCTCAACGAAAATCAGATCATATTGAATTGGCTCTTGCTTCGCAAATAAGTAGGACAGATTCAAGGTTTTATTATGAACCAATGTTGGCTGCACATCCCACCGTAAAGTACAATGAATTTGAATTTCTATCCAAAAAAATGAACTTTCCGTTGTGGATAGGCAGCATGACCGGTGGAACGGAAAGAGCTGGAAAAATCAACATGAACCTTGCAAAGGCAGCAGGCAAACATGGTTTGGGTATGGGGCTGGGGTCGTGTAGAATAATTTTGGAAAATGACACGTTTCTTCCCGATTTTCAATTGAGAAAATATATTGGCGATAATTTTCCGTTTTATGCCAATTTGGGCATTGCCCAGGTGGAGCAACTCATTGAAACAAACCGATTACATTTGATAAAAGAGTTGATAGATAAAACCGAAACGGATGGATTAATCATTCATATAAACCCACTACAAGAGTGGTTTCAGGCAGAGGGAGATTTATTTAAAAATTCTCCCATTGATACGCTGAACCGGTTTTTTGATAAAATGAATTGTGCGGTAATTGTGAAAGAAGTGGGGCAGGGTATGGGGCCAAAAAGTTTGGAAGCACTTTTTAAACTTCCAATAAAGGCAATTGAGTTTGCCGCCGCCGGTGGAACCAATTTTTCAAAAGTAGAGATAAACAGAACCAAAGAGAAAAGCAACGAGTTTGAGGAGTTGGTATATGTTGGGCATAATGCCGCTGAAATGGTTACTTTATGCAACCAATTAACCTCAAACAACAACCAATTTTTATCAAAAGAAATAATCGTTTCGGGGGGAATTGCCAATTTTTTGGACGGATATTATCTCAACATGAAAATTAAAAATACGGCTGTTTTCGCCATGGCATCGGCTCTACTTTCTTATGCAGAGGAGAGTTTTGAAAAATTAGACGAGTTTATAGAAGCCCAAATAAAAGGATACCGACTGGCTGAGCAATTTTTAACAATAAGAGAATGA
- a CDS encoding peptidoglycan DD-metalloendopeptidase family protein produces the protein MKVNKYIIFLLGFFAFANAAFAQDEDANENDNEDLENYDEDYGESYDNGFADEDINLSDYEGWWAYDSSLIPCSHLYGHSWDSLNVDQPKLAGMDSLIGITLGLVESGCDYHHPCPGDLTSNFGWRYHRMHKGVDIDLETGDPVYAAFDGVVRIAKYNAGGYGNYVVIRHYNGLETLYGHLSERWVIPNQTVSAGQIIGLGGNTGRSTGSHLHFETLYKGRQLDPNKIISFTDKQLKVDSVYISISDFNYPTKPATTTSTSTTSSTKTKSSKVYHKVKKGETLWAISRKYGTTVSKICKLNGIKESTPLQINQNLRVK, from the coding sequence TTGAAAGTAAATAAATACATAATTTTTCTGTTGGGCTTTTTTGCCTTTGCCAATGCGGCCTTTGCCCAAGATGAGGATGCGAACGAAAACGACAATGAGGATTTAGAGAATTATGACGAAGATTATGGCGAAAGCTACGACAATGGTTTTGCCGATGAGGACATAAATTTGTCCGACTATGAAGGTTGGTGGGCTTATGATTCTTCACTTATTCCATGCTCTCACTTATACGGTCATAGTTGGGATTCGTTAAATGTAGATCAGCCCAAATTGGCCGGAATGGATAGCCTTATCGGAATTACTTTGGGACTGGTTGAGTCTGGCTGCGACTACCACCACCCTTGCCCTGGCGACCTTACAAGCAATTTTGGTTGGAGGTATCATAGAATGCACAAAGGAGTGGATATAGATTTGGAAACCGGAGACCCAGTGTATGCGGCTTTTGACGGTGTTGTGCGAATAGCGAAATATAATGCTGGTGGCTACGGAAACTATGTGGTTATAAGACATTACAACGGTTTAGAAACACTTTACGGGCATCTTTCGGAGCGATGGGTTATTCCAAACCAAACGGTTTCTGCCGGGCAAATTATCGGTCTTGGTGGCAACACTGGTAGATCTACTGGTTCACATCTGCATTTTGAAACTTTATACAAAGGCAGACAATTGGATCCCAACAAAATCATCTCTTTCACCGACAAACAGTTAAAAGTGGATTCGGTATATATCAGCATCAGCGATTTTAACTATCCAACAAAACCGGCCACAACAACCTCAACTTCCACCACATCTTCAACTAAAACAAAGTCTTCAAAAGTTTATCACAAAGTAAAAAAAGGAGAAACACTTTGGGCGATTAGTCGAAAATACGGAACCACCGTCTCAAAAATCTGCAAGCTAAACGGCATAAAAGAATCTACTCCATTGCAGATAAATCAGAACCTGAGGGTAAAATAA